A single Aspergillus chevalieri M1 DNA, chromosome 3, nearly complete sequence DNA region contains:
- a CDS encoding uncharacterized protein (COG:T;~EggNog:ENOG410PHX4;~InterPro:IPR017441,IPR008271,IPR000719,IPR011009;~PFAM:PF07714,PF00069;~go_function: GO:0004672 - protein kinase activity [Evidence IEA];~go_function: GO:0005524 - ATP binding [Evidence IEA];~go_process: GO:0006468 - protein phosphorylation [Evidence IEA]) has product MAQTESNALARLRLDTSFERTHDLGWRSENENRGVQDHGDGIEGGHTNKFYDYDTPRCGTDEDNSAMNGLHSATPPISVPRHEEPSKEDLSYPHKPDDVRASPLESFIQNRSPSFDFDHNAIRDSAQQEPLGEPLPKRNTSIRNFQRFQPRSSGLRNALSQEDDEASQPKYPAWGFSPRKYQSQRAFPTASPRAVFPTSPNDDLPANATSLTSVSTASPLAEELRTPPEGFRGMSSPLCMASPNSLDDRSSWSGSAVTPFGSKPRGLRSNTTQSRRSTTSSGKSPASMFLSMWSGRPETEPTPQPDDEGQMVGTEYVLGKPIGHGGFSTVKEAYKVEEHGEPRRLAVKIVKKQISDKSEKENDEVQAEFDHEVRVWRYLNHPNILTLDAVYETDYATFCFTKYAIGGTLFDSIRQNRNGLETSLAKKYTYQLACALRYLHEDARVVHRDIKLENCLLDPVEGTQTSNLVLCDFGMAEWMATDNGPDSPDPYDDDADRPPPKTIGPAESSTSVAGSLEYASPELLQSSNGIIDPVVDIWAFGVIVFTVIVGSRPFQDPFKPRVQANIIAGKWDQQSVLGMFEDPHTRQDREDALELIKGCLEMDIEKRWTIREILSSRWLDGFAECSSPIPWRL; this is encoded by the coding sequence ATGGCTCAGACGGAGAGCAACGCATTggcgaggctgaggctggACACGTCTTTCGAACGAACGCACGATCTCGGGTGGCGGAGTGAAAATGAGAACAGAGGAGTGCAGGATCATGGCGACGGTATCGAGGGCGGTCATACCAACAAGTTCTACGATTATGACACGCCCCGTTGCGGTACTGATGAAGACAATAGTGCAATGAATGGCCTACATTCAGCGACCCCTCCTATCTCAGTGCCCCGCCACGAGGAGCCTTCGAAAGAAGATCTCAGTTATCCGCACAAACCAGATGATGTTCGTGCCTCGCCTCTCGAGAGTTTTATTCAGAACCGGAGTCCATCCTTCGATTTCGACCATAACGCCATTCGCGATAGCGCCCAGCAGGAGCCGCTGGGAGAACCGTTGCCGAAACGCAATACCAGTATCAGAAATTTTCAGCGTTTCCAACCACGAAGCTCAGGGTTGAGGAACGCTTTGTCgcaagaggatgatgaagcTTCTCAGCCAAAGTACCCAGCCTGGGGTTTCAGCCCCAGAAAATATCAAAGCCAACGGGCTTTTCCAACTGCAAGCCCTCGTGCTGTATTTCCGACCAGCCCAAACGACGATCTACCGGCAAATGCTACTTCTCTGACGTCAGTGTCCACTGCATCACCTCTTGCTGAGGAGCTGCGAACTCCTCCAGAGGGATTCAGGGGGATGTCGTCGCCACTTTGCATGGCATCCCCCAACTCCTTAGATGACCGCAGTTCCTGGTCCGGCAGCGCTGTGACGCCTTTCGGGAGTAAACCACGGGGTCTTCGGAGCAACACGACCCAAAGCCGGCGGTCTACTACCTCAAGTGGAAAATCCCCAGCTAGCATGTTCTTGTCCATGTGGAGTGGTCGTCCAGAGACAGAGCCTACTCCACAGCCTGACGACGAAGGTCAGATGGTCGGGACGGAGTACGTGCTTGGCAAACCGATAGGCCATGGAGGTTTTAGTACAGTGAAAGAGGCATATAAggtggaggaacatggagagcCACGACGGTTGGCTGTCAAGATTGTTAAGAAGCAAATTTCGGATAAGAGCGAGAAGGAGAACGACGAAGTTCAGGCAGAGTTCGACCACGAAGTTCGAGTGTGGCGGTATCTCAATCATCCCAACATCCTAACCCTGGATGCTGTCTATGAAACGGACTATGCGACATTCTGTTTCACCAAATACGCTATCGGTGGTACTTTATTTGATTCGATCCGTCAAAACCGCAATGGTCTGGAGACCAGTCTCGCAAAGAAATATACCTACCAACTCGCATGTGCGCTGCGATACCTACACGAAGATGCACGGGTAGTGCACAGAGACATCAAGCTCGAGAACTGCCTTCTCGATCCAGTCGAAGGCACACAAACGTCAAACCTCGTCCTTTGCGATTTCGGCATGGCAGAGTGGATGGCAACGGACAACGGTCCGGATTCGCCAGATCCGTACGACGACGATGCAGACCGTCCACCACCAAAGACCATTGGACCTGCGGAGTCAAGTACCAGCGTCGCCGGAAGCTTGGAATACGCGTCTCCAGAGTTACTACAATCCTCAAACGGGATCATCGACCCCGTGGTGGACATCTGGGCCTTTGGTGTCATTGTGTTCACTGTTATTGTCGGCTCACGGCCGTTCCAGGACCCCTTCAAGCCTCGCGTGCAAGCAAATATCATTGCCGGTAAATGGGATCAACAATCGGTGCTGGGAATGTTTGAGGACCCGCATACTCGCCAAGATCGAGAGGACGCACTCGAGCTGATCAAAGGCTGCCTCGAGATGGATATTGAGAAGCGTTGGACTATTCGAGAGATCTTGTCGTCACGCTGGTTGGACGGATTTGCGGAATGCAGTTCGCCAATTCCTTGGAGGCTATAA
- the MRPL10 gene encoding mitochondrial 54S ribosomal protein uL15m (BUSCO:EOG09264A2D;~COG:J;~EggNog:ENOG410PJUA;~InterPro:IPR005749,IPR036227,IPR021131,IPR030878;~PFAM:PF00828;~go_component: GO:0015934 - large ribosomal subunit [Evidence IEA];~go_function: GO:0003735 - structural constituent of ribosome [Evidence IEA];~go_process: GO:0006412 - translation [Evidence IEA]) — MPPRLQLLSLPRPQGWFSKTAQPFNSPLSFLLPQLQQQSRNAHILASLSDNPGAYSKKIRRGRGPASGKGKTSGRGHKGQKQHGKVPTGFNGGQTPENVVHGERGFTNIFTADLAPANLDRIQEWIDQGRIDPTRPITVRELAQSRCIHQPKEGVKLLGRGGEGILKQPIHIVVSRASASAIAAVEAAGGSVTTRFYTRSAIVRIMNREMHPFVSMAWTTKSGSEDLHKAEGAEGAEALTESNIMKEMGFQYRLPDPTKRRDIEYYRDPAHRGYLSHLLKPMEGPSLFFRSPVGRKSTAGVKKEKVLPENRLW, encoded by the exons ATGCCTCCACGGCTGCAACTGCTGTCGCTCCCGCGGCCGCAGGGCTGGTTCTCGAAAACTGCCCAGCCATTCAACTCGCCATTGTCGTTCCTGCTCCCGCAGCTGCAGCAGCAAAGCCGCAACGCCCACATCCTCGCTTCGCTTTCCGATAACCCGGGTGCGTACAGTAAGAAGATCCGACGCGGTCGGGGTCCGGCTTCAGGGAAGGGAAAGACGTCCGGACGGGGCCATAAGGGTCAGAAGCAACATGGAAAGGTCCCCACGGGGTTTAACGGTGGACAGACGCCGGAGAATGTGGTCCATGGAGAGCGTGGGTTTACAAACAT TTTCACCGCCGACCTGGCGCCCGCAAACCTCGACCGCATCCAAGAATGGATCGACCAAGGCCGCATCGACCCAACCCGCCCTATCACCGTCCGCGAACTCGCCCAATCCCGCTGCATCCACCAACCCAAAGAAGGCGTGAAGCTCCTCGGCCGCGGCGGCGAGGGCATCCTTAAACAACCCATTCACATCGTCGTCTCGCGCGCCTCCGCTTCCGCCATTGCTGCCGTCGAGGCCGCTGGCGGCTCCGTGACGACCCGCTTCTACACGCGCTCCGCAATCGTCCGCATCATGAACCGGGAAATGCACCCGTTCGTCTCGATGGCATGGACTACGAAGAGTGGCAGTGAGGACTTGCACAAGGCGGAGGGGGCTGAGGGGGCTGAGGCGTTGACTGAGTCGAATATCATGAAGGAGATGGGGTTCCAGTACCGGCTGCCTGATCCGACGAAGCGTCGGGATATTGAATACTATCGTGATCCCGCGCATAGGGGGTACTTGAGTCATTTGCTCAAGCCTATGGAGGGACCCAGTTTGTTCTTCCGTTCGCCGGTGGGGAGGAAGTCGACGGCAGGTgtcaagaaggagaaggtgtTGCCGGAGAACAGACTTTGGTGA
- a CDS encoding SH3 domain-containing protein (COG:T;~EggNog:ENOG410PHST;~InterPro:IPR001452,IPR036028;~PFAM:PF00018;~go_function: GO:0005515 - protein binding [Evidence IEA]) produces MSRPRIVRADTLDLQDQNAPSAKDHTTQNVNPAPVDGGMAPHQELSIRHADQDTRAEIMHGPTGETDGYGDGIDMYDDEDPDERHHDLGGGSSEDGDLTDGEGDDLMDDDMMDKISSSPSIDDEDIDFEFVYALHNFVATVEGQANAAKGDTMVLLDDSNTYWWLVRIVKDGSIGYLPAEHIETPTERLARLNKHRNVDLSATMLGDNSEKSKNPLKKAMRRRNTKTVAFTAPTYIEASDVEYSTEDEDDGGGFYIDDEDIAEPDDIEEGHDEDIVVEPLRTKSQRDKEAQEPETARESQETERQSPEPRQSAEEVMESEEGGTISRSRNGTVRNTDSFFKDDTAEPKKISLTPNLLRDEGSNATSNENKEDRSSMEAIEKALAADDKKEDKKRKDKKPGMLSGLFKRKDKKNKAPENEGEEQEKLSSETPRSPKASLDSVSSPETRSPNNGKLQKQPPGSISPTKRDPQYESAAQDATRAVQGATSTTKGSQWIRQVVPEEEEKEPVQSPRSRSSEDTRETVSSQNASSPIKQSSPPVQSRNIDSVASPPIEANNRLWQDAFGERAPAQQQPITTPPQGIPPTENLGYQNRGLESPIDVSPIDAQAPSGAPGLMLDLSPEKRSDSPVSPPSSPGADTNGPNTDEMRSVTSPQTPTWSDASLRSYLDDDNDIRDLFIIVHDKSNVPPAGPDHPITGSLFKEESKRLREMTGKLDEMLAEWVGRKSQGQLVNRI; encoded by the exons ATGTCAAGGCCTCGGATTGTTCGAGCTG ATACGCTTGACCTGCAGGATCAGAACGCACCTTCGGCGAAGGATCATACGACTCAGAACGTCAACCCGGCTCCTGTCGATGGCGGCATGGCTCCCCACCAGGAATTGTCGATTCGCCATGCGGACCAAGACACACGCGCTGAGATTATGCACGGACCAACTGGCGAGACCGATGGCTACGGTGATGGCATCGATATGTATGACGACGAGGACCCCGATGAGCGCCATCATGATTTGGGCGGAGGGTCTTCAGAGGATGGTGATCTTACGGATGGGGAAGGCGATGATCTTATGGACGACGACATGATGGATAAGATATCAAGTTCCCCATCAATTGATGATG AGGATATCGATTTCGAATTTGTATATGCGCTTCATAACTTTGTCGCTACCGTTGAAGGGCAAGCCAATGCAGCAAAGGGGGACACTATGGTTCTCCTCGACGACAGCAACACATACTGGTGGCTTGTGCGGATTGTGAAAGATGGCAGTATCG GATACCTCCCAGCAGAACATATCGAAACACCCACCGAAAGATTGGCAAGGTTAAATAAGCACAGAAACGTCGAT CTTTCTGCGACAATGCTTGGCGACAACTCAGAGAAATCCAAGAACCCGTTGAAGAAAGCAATGCGCCGTAGGAACACGAAGACCGTTGCTTTTACTGCCCCTACATACATTGAAGCATCTGACGTCGAATATTCCaccgaggacgaggatgatggcGGAGGTTTCTAcattgatgatgaagatatAGCAGAACcagatgatattgaagaaggCCACGATGAAGACATAGTAGTCGAGCCTCTCAGGACAAAGTCGCAGCGAGACAAAGAGGCACAAGAACCAGAGACCGCCCGAGAGAGTCAAGAAACGGAGCGCCAGAGCCCGGAACCCCGACAATCCGCTGAGGAAGTCATGGAATCAGAAG AAGGTGGTACTATTAGTAGGTCTAGGAATGGCACTGTGCGGAATACGGATTCGTTCTTCAAGGACGACACGGCCGAACCGAAGAAGATATCATTGACACCCAACCTTCTTCGTGATGAAGGAAGTAATGCCACCTCTAATGAGAACAAGGAG GACCGTAGCAGTATGGAGGCAATCGAAAAGGCGCTCGCGGCCGATGATAAGAAAGAGGACAAGAAGCGAAAAGACAAGAAGCCGGGGATGCTCAGTGGTCTGttcaaaagaaaagacaagaagaacaaggcgCCTGAGAATGAAGGtgaggagcaggagaaaCTTTCTTCGGAAACTCCACGGTCGCCAAAGGCGTCTCTTGACTCAGTGTCATCCCCCGAAACTCGATCCCCGAACAATGGCAAGCTCCAAAAGCAGCCACCTGGGTCAATATCTCCTACGAAGAGAGATCCCCAGTATGAATCGGCCGCCCAAGATGCTACGAGAGCTGTCCAAGGGGCAACATCGACAACCAAAGGAAGCCAATGGATTCGACAAGTGGTAcctgaagaggaggagaaagagccTGTCCAGTCTCCTCGCTCAAGGTCTTCCGAGGATACTCGGGAAACAGTGTCATCTCAGAATGCATCGAGTCCTATAAAGCAGTCATCCCCACCTGTCCAGTCTCGCAACATCGACTCTGTGGCATCACCACCGATTGAGGCGAACAATAGACTCTGGCAAGACGCGTTTGGGGAAAGAGCGCCAGCTCAACAACAACCGATCACGACTCCCCCTCAGGGAATCCCACCCACAGAAAACCTAGGCTATCAAAACCGAGGTTTGGAGTCACCTATTGATGTGTCGCCAATTGACGCTCAAGCTCCCAGTGGTGCACCAGGGCTTATGCTCGATTTGTCGCCCGAGAAGCGCTCCGACTCTCCTGTTTCTCCGCCCTCGTCTCCAGGTGCCGATACCAACGGTCCGAACACCGACGAGATGCGCTCTGTCACATCTCCTCAAACTCCAACTTGGAGCGATGCCAGCTTGCGATCCTATttggatgatgataatgatatTCGTGACTTGTTCATTATTGTTCATGACAAGTCCAATGTTCCTCCGGCAGGACCTGATCATCCGATCACAGGAAGTCTGTTCAAGGAGGAGAGCAAGAGGCTGAGAGAGATGACCGGTAAACTTGATGAGATGCTGGCTGAGTGGGTAGGCCGCAAGTCCCAGGGTCAACTGGTCAACCGCATCTAA